A window of Campylobacter cuniculorum DSM 23162 = LMG 24588 contains these coding sequences:
- the hisF gene encoding imidazole glycerol phosphate synthase subunit HisF — MLTKRIIACLDVKDGRVVKGVQFKNHKDMGDIIELAKFYSQNGIDELVFYDIAASVRKERISRAWVREVAKNISIPFCVAGGIKSEDDAKELLANGADKISINSPALNNPQLITILAKSFGTQCVVVGIDSFKDENAQLKVYQYTGDEKSSRHSGKNTLEWVKEVQDLGAGEIVLNMMNEDGRKNGYDLEQLKAVRAICKIPLIASGGAGNAKHFLEAFKLGVDGALAASIFHQKLVDIKELKLYLKDNQIPIRS; from the coding sequence ATGCTTACAAAAAGAATAATTGCTTGTTTGGATGTAAAAGACGGCAGAGTTGTTAAGGGTGTGCAGTTTAAAAATCACAAAGATATGGGAGATATTATAGAACTTGCGAAATTTTACTCGCAAAATGGCATTGATGAGCTTGTGTTTTACGATATTGCTGCAAGCGTGAGGAAAGAAAGAATTTCTAGAGCTTGGGTGCGTGAAGTGGCGAAAAATATATCCATACCTTTTTGTGTAGCTGGAGGGATAAAAAGCGAGGATGACGCAAAAGAACTTTTAGCAAATGGTGCGGATAAAATTTCTATCAATTCTCCTGCTTTAAACAATCCTCAACTCATCACAATTTTAGCAAAAAGCTTTGGGACTCAATGTGTGGTTGTTGGGATTGATAGTTTTAAAGATGAAAATGCACAGCTTAAAGTGTATCAATACACAGGCGATGAAAAAAGCTCGAGACACAGCGGAAAAAACACGCTTGAATGGGTGAAAGAAGTGCAGGATTTGGGAGCGGGTGAGATTGTGCTTAATATGATGAATGAAGATGGACGCAAAAATGGCTATGATTTAGAGCAATTAAAGGCTGTGCGTGCGATTTGTAAAATTCCATTGATTGCAAGCGGAGGGGCTGGAAATGCAAAACATTTCTTAGAAGCTTTTAAACTCGGCGTTGATGGAGCTTTAGCAGCAAGTATTTTCCATCAAAAACTCGTGGATATTAAAGAATTAAAGCTCTATTTAAAAGACAATCAAATTCCCATAAGGAGTTGA
- the hisA gene encoding 1-(5-phosphoribosyl)-5-[(5-phosphoribosylamino)methylideneamino]imidazole-4-carboxamide isomerase, which yields MQTKIIPSLDLIDGEVVRLFKGDYFQKKIYKQDAKNLLKAYEKAGAKELHLVDLSGAKDPRKRQLALIEKLSHCVKVDLQVGGGIRSKEEVKALLGSGVKRVVIGSLAIKNPKLCLEILKEFGNESIVLALDVVLKEDYKIAINAWQEESDKKLMEVLEFYADRKLKHILCTDISKDGTMQGPNTRLYHLIHDIFPNLSIQASGGVSCLDDLKRLKGICSGVIVGKALLEGVFSVEEAIKCLQKE from the coding sequence ATGCAAACAAAAATCATTCCTTCTTTAGATTTGATTGACGGCGAGGTAGTGCGACTTTTTAAGGGCGATTATTTTCAAAAAAAGATTTATAAGCAAGATGCTAAAAATTTGCTTAAAGCCTACGAAAAGGCTGGGGCAAAAGAGTTGCATTTGGTGGATTTAAGCGGTGCAAAAGATCCGCGTAAAAGACAGCTTGCTCTCATAGAAAAATTGAGTCATTGTGTGAAAGTGGATTTGCAAGTGGGCGGAGGAATTCGCTCTAAAGAGGAGGTTAAAGCCTTGTTGGGTAGTGGGGTTAAAAGAGTGGTGATAGGTTCTTTAGCGATTAAAAATCCTAAACTCTGCCTTGAAATTCTTAAAGAATTTGGAAACGAATCCATAGTTTTAGCCTTAGATGTGGTTTTAAAAGAAGATTATAAAATTGCTATCAATGCTTGGCAAGAAGAAAGCGATAAAAAACTTATGGAAGTTTTGGAATTTTATGCGGACAGAAAACTCAAGCATATTTTATGCACTGATATTTCAAAAGATGGGACAATGCAAGGACCTAATACAAGGCTTTATCATCTTATCCACGATATTTTTCCAAATCTTAGCATTCAGGCTTCTGGCGGGGTTTCTTGCCTTGATGATTTAAAAAGATTGAAAGGAATTTGTAGCGGGGTGATTGTAGGAAAGGCTCTACTTGAGGGTGTTTTTAGTGTAGAAGAGGCGATAAAATGCTTACAAAAAGAATAA
- the hisH gene encoding imidazole glycerol phosphate synthase subunit HisH, producing MKITIIDTACANLASLKFALDRLGFKNQISKDLKILENSDKLLLPGVGTALKAMNNLENFKLIDFIKNTQKPLLGICLGMQLLGEFSEELSQNTLNIIPFKTSKFEEKQGYALPHMGWNQVLSQHELFKGLQGGYFYFVHSYCVKLNPYTIATCEYSKPFSAAVAKDNFYGVQFHPERSAEAGELLLKNFIQNIG from the coding sequence ATGAAAATCACCATTATCGACACAGCTTGTGCAAATTTAGCTTCTTTGAAATTTGCTTTAGACAGATTAGGATTTAAAAATCAAATCAGCAAAGATTTAAAAATCTTAGAAAATTCCGATAAACTTCTCTTACCCGGCGTTGGAACTGCCTTAAAAGCGATGAATAACTTAGAAAATTTTAAACTCATTGATTTTATCAAAAACACTCAAAAACCTCTTTTGGGAATTTGCTTAGGAATGCAACTTTTAGGAGAATTTTCAGAAGAACTTTCTCAAAACACTTTAAATATCATTCCTTTTAAAACTTCTAAATTTGAAGAAAAACAAGGCTATGCTTTGCCTCATATGGGTTGGAATCAGGTTTTAAGTCAGCACGAGCTTTTTAAGGGTTTGCAAGGAGGATATTTTTATTTTGTGCATAGTTATTGTGTGAAGTTAAATCCCTACACAATCGCAACTTGCGAGTATTCTAAGCCCTTTAGTGCAGCAGTGGCTAAAGATAATTTTTATGGTGTGCAATTTCATCCCGAAAGAAGTGCAGAAGCGGGAGAGCTTTTGCTAAAAAATTTTATACAAAACATAGGATAA